CATGATAAAAAACAGGGGTTGGCCGTAGCGCGCCAGGCCAAAGGTTCCTATCAAGTCCTGAGCTTCCTTGGAAACCAGGAAATCCGAAAAAAGTCTGGCTGAAGTTGCATTTACTCTGGGGAACTTTGCCGGGTTTATCTCTATCACGTGGTATTCGTTTCTAAGGCTGGAGTCTCCTTGGAAGAGAATATCCAAAGAAAGCCTTGAACTCAAAGCCAGAAAAGTGCCCCTGTCTGAGAGGGTATAAGCTTCTTTTTCGGATGCCACCATCAGAGTCTGGCCCATACCCTGACCTGTTTCCTGATACCATTTGGCTCCTTGTGGGTTCACACCAGCCTGGGACCACAGAGACATCTCTTTCACGTGAGTGCCTGATCTATCCCCTCTTGAAAGAAACGGATGGGCTCGGGAAGCTATTGAGCTCAAGGCTTGTTTCACCGAGGCCGCTTCTTTAACACGTGCCGGATCCCTTGGAGGGCCTACCAAAATAAAATCATTATACATCACAGGCCTGCGCCTCAAACCAAAGCCTTGCTCCATGAAGGTTAGTTCTTCCTCAGGGCTGTGCACCAGCAGCACATCGGCTTCCCCCCTTCTTCCCAGAGCCATGGCCTGGCCAGAGCCCACAGCTATGGTCTTGACGAAAATCCCTGTCCTGGCCTCAAAAGATGATACCAACACATCCAGTAGGCCCGAATCCTGGGTACTGGTAGTGGTGGCCAAAATCAGCTCAGCCTGCCCCCCCATGCAGGCTGTGGGACCTGGGGCTGCAAGCCAAGCAAGCAACAAAAAGAGAATGA
Above is a genomic segment from bacterium containing:
- a CDS encoding substrate-binding domain-containing protein, which codes for MKAQGTRIGIILFLLLAWLAAPGPTACMGGQAELILATTTSTQDSGLLDVLVSSFEARTGIFVKTIAVGSGQAMALGRRGEADVLLVHSPEEELTFMEQGFGLRRRPVMYNDFILVGPPRDPARVKEAASVKQALSSIASRAHPFLSRGDRSGTHVKEMSLWSQAGVNPQGAKWYQETGQGMGQTLMVASEKEAYTLSDRGTFLALSSRLSLDILFQGDSSLRNEYHVIEINPAKFPRVNATSARLFSDFLVSKEAQDLIGTFGLARYGQPLFFIMGGPDQMPR